In Camelina sativa cultivar DH55 chromosome 16, Cs, whole genome shotgun sequence, a single window of DNA contains:
- the LOC104749267 gene encoding scarecrow-like protein 22 encodes MPLPFEQFQGKGVLGFLDSSSSSFSPEYKIWGPEKLHGREVVEDLCFVVNNGGFSEPTSVLDSVRSPSPFLSSSTTTLSSSHGGGGGGAAAADFSGADEKCDPMGFEDLDGVLSGGSPGQEESILRLIMSGGGGDVVDPGSEFVGFDTGSGSDPVIDNPNPLFGYGFPVHDATNPEILINPSPGFFSDPPSSPPAKRLNSGQPGSQHPQQWGFPFSDPGHESHDPFLTPPKLAGEDQSTLIIDQLFSAAVELIGRTTNGGDNNPILAQGILARLNHNLNKNDDDTNNNPKPPLHRAASYLTEALHSLLQDSSSPSLSPPQNLIFRIAAYRAFSESSPFLQFVNFTANQTILESLEGSDRIHIVDFDIGYGGQWASLIQELAGKRNRSSSPPSLKITAFASPSTVSDEFELRFTEENLRNFAAETGVSFGIELLNMEILLNPTCWPLSLFRSSEKEAISVNLPISSVVSGYLPLILRFLKQISPNVVVCSDRSCDRNNDTPFPNGVINALQYYTTLLESLDSSNAEAVTRVERFCVQPSIQKLLTNRYRWMERTPPWRSLFGQCGFSPVTLSQAAETQAEYLLQRNPMRGFHLEKRQSSLSSLVLCWQRKELVAVSAWKC; translated from the coding sequence ATGCCCCTACCCTTTGAGCAATTTCAAGGGAAGGGGGTTCTCGGTTttttagattcttcttcttcttctttttctccggAATACAAAATCTGGGGTCCAGAGAAACTCCATGGAAGAGAAGTAGTTGAAGATCTCTGCTTTGTCGTTAACAATGGTGGGTTCTCGGAGCCGACGTCTGTTTTAGACTCTGTTAGAAGTCCAAGccctttcctctcttcttcaaccacCACGCTGTCTTCCTCTcacggcggcggcggcggcggcgctGCTGCTGCTGACTTTTCCGGCGCCGATGAGAAATGCGACCCGATGGGTTTCGAGGATCTCGATGGTGTTCTCTCCGGTGGCTCTCCCGGACAAGAAGAGAGTATCCTTAGGTTAATCAtgtctggtggtggtggtgatgttgTGGATCCGGGTTCTGAGTTTGTGGGTTTCGACACCGGTTCTGGATCCGACCCGGTTATTGATAACCCTAATCCACTCTTTGGCTATGGGTTCCCTGTTCACGACGCAACGAACCCTGAGATTCTGATTAACCCAAGTCCTGGTTTTTTCTCGGATCCTCCGTCGTCTCCTCCTGCTAAACGGCTCAATTCGGGTCAACCCGGATCTCAACACCCCCAACAGTGGGGTTTCCCCTTCTCGGATCCGGGTCACGAATCTCACGACCCGTTTCTCACTCCGCCCAAGTTAGCCGGGGAAGACCAGTCAACGTTAATCATCGACCAGCTATTCTCCGCGGCGGTGGAGCTAATCGGAAGAACCACAAACGGCGGAGATAACAATCCCATCCTCGCGCAAGGGATATTGGCGCGGCTCAATCACAACCTTAACAAGAACGACGACGACACTAACAACAATCCTAAACCTCCGCTTCATAGAGCAGCTTCGTATCTAACCGAAGCTCTTCACTCTCTCCTTCAAGACTCTTCATCACCGTCACTCTCTCCTCCTCAAAACCTAATCTTTCGAATCGCAGCTTACAGAGCTTTCTCAGAATCCTCACCGTTTCTTCAATTCGTCAACTTCACTGCAAACCAAACCATTCTCGAGTCCTTAGAAGGGTCTGATCGGATTCACATTGTCGATTTCGATATCGGTTACGGAGGTCAATGGGCGTCTCTGATTCAAGAACTCGCCGGGAAAAGAAACAGATCTTCTTCACCTCCGTCGCTAAAGATTACAGCTTTCGCATCTCCTTCAACTGTCTCCGACGAATTCGAGCTCCGGTTCACAGAAGAGAATCTCAGAAACTTCGCGGCAGAAACAGGTGTGTCCTTCGGAATCGAGCTCTTGAACATGGAGATTCTCTTGAATCCTACTTGTTGGCCACTCTCTCTATTCCGATCATCGGAGAAAGAAGCAATCTCTGTGAATCTACCAATCAGCTCCGTTGTCTCCGGTTACCTCCCGTTGATCCTTCGTTTCTTGAAACAAATCTCTCCAAACGTGGTCGTCTGCTCAGACAGAAGCTGCGACCGTAACAACGACACACCGTTCCCTAACGGTGTGATTAACGCGCTTCAGTACTACACGACTCTGCTCGAGTCACTGGACTCGAGTAATGCGGAAGCTGTTACGAGGGTTGAGAGGTTTTGTGTGCAACCGTCCATACAGAAACTGTTGACGAATCGTTACCGTTGGATGGAGAGAACGCCGCCGTGGAGAAGCTTATTTGGACAATGTGGGTTTTCTCCGGTGACGCTGAGTCAGGCGGCGGAGACACAAGCGGAGTATTTGTTGCAGAGGAATCCGATGAGAGGGTTTCACTTGGAGAAGAGACAGTCGTCGTTGTCTTCACTTGTCTTGTGTTGGCAGAGGAAAGAACTTGTTGCTGTCTCAGCTTGGAAATGTTAA
- the LOC104749268 gene encoding phosphatidate cytidylyltransferase 5, chloroplastic-like, whose amino-acid sequence MAPFVEVCRYKPVPLSLSSLCTCPCRFSPRKSLTLPHFSEKYSNLGLVESKALSRSRFSRIPVNRRVIITAVARAESNQIGDDGNSKEEHSRDQEELEIIEEDSSVDDQKQKSRSQFKKRVIFGIGIGLSVGGIVLAGGWVFTAALAAAVLLSAREYFELVRSKGIAQGMTPPPRYLSRVCSVICALMPILTLYFGHIDISVTSAAFVVAMALLLQRGNPRFSQLSSTMFGLFYCGYLPCFWVKLRCGLTAPVLNTGIGTSWPIILGGQAHWTVGLVAILISFCGIIASDTFAFLGGKAFGKTPLISISPKKTWEGALAGLVGCISITILLSKSLSWPQSLVSIIAFGVLNFFGSVFGDLTESMIKRDAGVKDSGSLIPGHGGILDRVDSYIFTGALAYSFVRLHGV is encoded by the exons ATGGCGCCTTTTGTTGAGGTTTGTAGGTATAAGCCTGTGCCACTATCATTGAGCTCTCTCTGTACATGTCCTTGCCGTTTCTCTCCAAGAAAATCTCTAACTCTTCCCCACTTCTCCGAAAAGTATTCGAATTTGGGTCTCGTCGAATCCAAAGCACTGTCTCGTTCTCGGTTTAGTCGTATTCCTGTTAACCGGCGTGTTATCATCACGGCCGTTGCTCGAgctgaatcaaatcaaattggtGATGATGGCAACTCAAAGGAG GAACACAGCAGAGATCAAGAAGAATTGGAAATTATTGAAGAAGATTCGAGTGTAGATGATCAGAAGCAGAAATCTAGAAGCCAGTTTAAGAAGAGAGTAATTTTTGGTATAGGAATTGGCTTGTCTGTAGGAGGTATTGTATTAGCTGGAGGATGGGTTTTCACAGCAGCATTAGCAGCTGCGGTTCTTCTAAGTGCCCGAGAATACTTTGAACTGGTGAGAAGTAAAGGAATTGCTCAAGGAATGACACCTCCTCCACGATATCTTTCTAGAGTCTGCTCGGTTATTTGTGCCCTTATGCCCATACTTACATT gtaTTTTGGTCATATAGATATATCGGTGACATCCGCAGCATTTGTCGTTGCAATGGCGTTGTTGTTACAGAGAGGAAACCCGCGTTTTTCTCAGCTGAGTAGTACGATGTTTGGGCTGTTTTACTGTGGATATCTTCCTTGTTTCTGGGTTAAGCTACGCTGTGGGCTTACTGCTCCTGTTCTAAACACCG GAATTGGAACAAGCTGGCCAATTATTCTCGGTGGTCAAGCACATTGGACAGTTGGACTTGTTGCTATATTGATTTCCTTCTGCGGTATAATTGCCTCAGACACGTTTGCTTTTCTCGGTGGCAAG GCATTTGGTAAAACTCCTCTTATTAGCATTAGTCCAAAGAAGACATGGGAAGGAGCTCTTGCAGGACTTGTTGGTTGTATTTCCATTACCATTCTACTGTCCAAATCTTTGTCTTGGCCTCAATCTCTTGTCAG CATTATAGCTTTTGGAGTTCTTAACTTCTTCGGATCTGTCTTTGGTGACTTAACTGAGTCAATGATCAAACGTGATGCGGGTGTCAAAGACTCCGGCTCACTCATCCCTGGACACG GTGGAATATTAGACAGGGTTGATAGTTACATATTCACTGGTGCATTAGCCTACTCGTTCGTAAGACTTCATGGAGTTTGA
- the LOC104749269 gene encoding vesicle-associated protein 1-1 isoform X2, translating into MSTSELLTVEPLDLQFPFELKKQISCSLYLTNKTDNNVAFKVKTTNPKKYCVRPNTGVVLPRSTCEVLVTMQAQKEAPSDMQCKDKFLLQGVIASPGVTAKEVTPEMFSKEAGHLVEETKLKVTYVAPPRPPSPVHEGSEEGSSPRASVSDNGHGSEFSRFSVDKGEPQENTSEARALITKLTEEKQSAMQLNNRLQRELDQLRRESKKSQSGGIPFMYVLLVGLIGLILGYIMKRT; encoded by the exons ATGAGTACCAGCGAGCTTCTTACCGTCGAGCCTCTCGACCTTCAATTCCCTT TTGAATTGAAGAAGCAGATCTCTTGCTCTCTGTATTTGACGAACAAGACTGATAATAATGTGGCCTTTAAG GTTAAGACCACGAACCCTAAAAAGTATTGTGTTAGGCCTAACACTGGAGTTGTTCTTCCGAGGTCTACTTGTGAAGTTCTTG TGACCATGCAAGCTCAAAAGGAAGCTCCTTCTGATATGCAGTGTAAGGACAAGTTTCTGCTACAAGGTGTGATTGCTAGTCCTGGTGTCACGGCCAAGGAAGTTACTCCTGAGATG TTTAGCAAAGAGGCTGGACATCTAGTTGAGGAGACTAAACTGAAGGTTACTTATGTTGCTCCACCACGACCACCATCACCAGTTCATGAAGGATCAGAAGAGGGTTCTTCACCAAGGGCTTCTGTCTCAGATAACGGACATGGTTCTGAGTTTTCG AGATTTAGCGTGGACAAAGGTGAACCTCAAGAAAACACATCTGAG GCGAGGGCTCTCATCACAAAGCTAACCGAGGAAAAACAGTCTGCCATGCAACTGAACAACAGACTTCAAAGAGAACTG GATCAGTTAAGGCGTGAAAGCAAGAAGAGCCAAAGTGGTGGTATCCCGTTCATGTACGTTCTTCTGGTCGGACTCATCGGTCTAATTTTGGGATACATTATGAAGAGGACATAA
- the LOC104749269 gene encoding vesicle-associated protein 1-1 isoform X1, which yields MSTSELLTVEPLDLQFPFELKKQISCSLYLTNKTDNNVAFKVKTTNPKKYCVRPNTGVVLPRSTCEVLVTMQAQKEAPSDMQCKDKFLLQGVIASPGVTAKEVTPEMFSKEAGHLVEETKLKVTYVAPPRPPSPVHEGSEEGSSPRASVSDNGHGSEFSFQRFSVDKGEPQENTSEARALITKLTEEKQSAMQLNNRLQRELDQLRRESKKSQSGGIPFMYVLLVGLIGLILGYIMKRT from the exons ATGAGTACCAGCGAGCTTCTTACCGTCGAGCCTCTCGACCTTCAATTCCCTT TTGAATTGAAGAAGCAGATCTCTTGCTCTCTGTATTTGACGAACAAGACTGATAATAATGTGGCCTTTAAG GTTAAGACCACGAACCCTAAAAAGTATTGTGTTAGGCCTAACACTGGAGTTGTTCTTCCGAGGTCTACTTGTGAAGTTCTTG TGACCATGCAAGCTCAAAAGGAAGCTCCTTCTGATATGCAGTGTAAGGACAAGTTTCTGCTACAAGGTGTGATTGCTAGTCCTGGTGTCACGGCCAAGGAAGTTACTCCTGAGATG TTTAGCAAAGAGGCTGGACATCTAGTTGAGGAGACTAAACTGAAGGTTACTTATGTTGCTCCACCACGACCACCATCACCAGTTCATGAAGGATCAGAAGAGGGTTCTTCACCAAGGGCTTCTGTCTCAGATAACGGACATGGTTCTGAGTTTTCG TTTCAGAGATTTAGCGTGGACAAAGGTGAACCTCAAGAAAACACATCTGAG GCGAGGGCTCTCATCACAAAGCTAACCGAGGAAAAACAGTCTGCCATGCAACTGAACAACAGACTTCAAAGAGAACTG GATCAGTTAAGGCGTGAAAGCAAGAAGAGCCAAAGTGGTGGTATCCCGTTCATGTACGTTCTTCTGGTCGGACTCATCGGTCTAATTTTGGGATACATTATGAAGAGGACATAA
- the LOC104749270 gene encoding uncharacterized protein LOC104749270, translated as MVTQGMVSLTKSLCTMTPRFRLKNPSLLQNLKTPGSCHLRFRNLRVLCTTKLSQWEPSPFIHASAEEEAAADIVLGKTANVFESVVSETAEEEEEKLESAQQQKNSQVQVLKWPIWLLGPSVLLTSGMAPTLWLPLSSVFLGSNVVSLLSLIGLDCIFNLGAALFLLMADSCARPKDPSQSCNSTPPFSYKFWNLFSLITGFLVPTLLLFGSQSGILASLQPQLPFLSSAVLFFPYFILLAVQTLTEILTWHWQSPVWLVTPVVYEAYRILQLMRGLTLSAEVNAPVWVVHMLRGLVSWWVLILGMQLMRVAWFAGFASRTATTSQQPPSVASK; from the coding sequence ATGGTGACCCAAGGAATGGTATCTCTTACAAAGTCTCTATGCACTATGACTCCACGATTCCGTCTCAAGAACCCGAGTTTGTTGCAGAACCTAAAGACCCCCGGATCTTGTCATCTCCGTTTCAGAAACCTCCGTGTCTTATGCACAACTAAACTCTCTCAGTGGGAACCATCACCTTTCATTCATGCTTCTGcggaagaagaagctgctgcTGATATAGTATTGGGCAAAACCGCTAATGTCTTCGAATCTGTTGTATCCGAGactgcagaggaagaagaagagaaactagAATCAGCACAACAACAGAAGAACTCTCAAGTTCAGGTACTTAAATGGCCAATATGGCTATTAGGTCCATCTGTTCTCCTCACTAGCGGTATGGCACCCACTTTGTGGCTTCCTCTGTCATCCGTTTTCCTCGGTTCCAACGTCGTTAGTCTGCTTTCATTGATCGGTCTAGATTGCATTTTCAACCTCGGAGCAGCACTTTTCCTCTTGATGGCTGATTCTTGCGCTCGTCCTAAAGACCCATCACAGTCCTGCAACAGCACACCGCCGTTTAGCTACAAGTTCTGGAACTTGTTTTCACTCATAACCGGGTTTCTCGTCCCAACGTTACTTCTCTTCGGATCCCAATCCGGCATATTAGCTTCTCTCCAACCCCAGCTTCCTTTCCTCTCGTCAGCTGTTCTCTTCTTCCCTTACTTCATTCTCCTCGCGGTTCAGACATTAACAGAGATCCTCACATGGCACTGGCAATCACCTGTCTGGCTAGTTACACCAGTTGTCTACGAGGCTTATCGAATCTTGCAACTGATGAGAGGGTTGACACTTAGTGCAGAGGTCAACGCACCGGTTTGGGTGGTTCATATGCTTCGTGGGCTTGTCTCTTGGTGGGTATTGATCTTGGGAATGCAACTCATGAGAGTTGCTTGGTTTGCTGGTTTTGCATCTAGAACAGCAACAACAAGTCAGCAACCACCATCTGTTGCTTCTAAGTAA